GCTTAGCCGAGTCAAAATATCAGAATTAAATAATCTATATTTCCCTTCGGTTCTGCCTGATGCCTTGATTAAACCGAGTTCCTCATAGTAGCGAATGGTTTTGATCGGTACGCCGCTTTCCTTCGCAACTAAACCAATGAGTTTTTGCTTTTCTTGAACTAACATACTCATTTCCTCTACTGAATCCAACTCTAAGCTTATGATAAACTATCCAGTGGGATGGAGAGTCAAGAGGGGCTAGACATTTTTTTGAATGACAGAGTGGCGATCGCCTGAATGTCGCAACTTTGGGTAGCAGTAGGCGTCTGGACCAACCATTCGAGCGATCGCACTTGGTTGACGGTCAGTTATTTAAGGCTTGAGCAGCCATTTCATCTGGGTCAGAGACGTTAGCGACTTGCACTTCTATGGTACCGCGAAACATATTCATGCCACAACTAAAAGTGTGTTCTCCTATGTCTTCGGGAGTGAATTCAATGGTTGTTACTTGATTCAAAGACAAATCGGTAGCAATGCCAAAATCGGGAATCAGCACTTTCGCTAAACAACCACTAGAAGTTTCGCGTAAAAAATTGAGTTGAACGGGTTTACCTGCTTTAACTACCAGATGATTGGGCGTGTAGCCTTTGTTAACCATGATAGTCACTTTCTGGATGCCCTGGTCAACAGTTGGATTGATTTGCATAGCTTCAGCGTCAATTTTTGTTTCAGGCTGATGTGTTGACATGGATGAATTGAACTGGGATTCTGTTAGTGTTTGAGGTTCCTCGAACCCCGTTGATTCAAGTTGTTGGTCTTCGGCGGCGATAATTTCGCCTCGAAACATATTCATGCCACAGCTAAAGACATAACTGCCAGCTTTTTTAGGTGTGAATTCAACAGAGGTTACTTGATTCAGAGGCAAATCTGCTGCAATATGAAAATCTGGAATTAAGACTTGTTCCAAACAACTGCTAGGATCTTGGCGGTGAAAGTTAAGACGCACTGGTTGTCCAGCTTGCACAACAATGCGGCTGGGTTCATAACCACCATCAACGGTGACGGTTACTTCTTGAATTCCTCCACTGGCTGTAACTGCTTTCTGAGATTTGGGTTTGCTAAGGAGAAACCACCAAAGTTCTAAACTAATTAATCCGATTCCAGCCAAAGTAACTAAAATCTTGTTACTTAAGGGCTGTTCAATGCGATGAAACTGACTTTTTTGCTGTGTTTGACTTGGGTGTGTTTCATGGGTATTTTGCGCTATTCCTTCACCAGATAACATTCCTAGTACAACCCCCAGACTAGCAATAGTACCGATAATTGTTGTTTTGCCGCTCATTTGAAAACCTCCTAAAAAATAAACAAGATTATGGGAGTAAGAGCGGGTTTTGAACAAAGGTATTTAGTGAATTTCCTTCGTGATTGACTAAACCCGCGCTATCGTTCGATGTTTCATTCATCAGAGTGCAAAAATAGGCTACGTTAACACTCCAAAAATTGAACCGGAAATTACCCCAAGCAGAAATCCAAATCCTGCTAATGTTCCTAGAAATGTAAGTTGCTTGTTCATCATTATTCCCTCTTAACCACGAATCAAATTAGCCAACATTTTTGGGTCGAAAGTTACGGAGACGCAACGCATTTGTTACTACAGAAACGGAACTAAATGCCATTGCTGCCCCGGCAATAATTGGATTGAGGAGCCATCCAAAAATCGGGAAAAGAATTCCGGCGGCGATGGGAATGCCTGCCACATTGTAGACAAAGGCAAAAAACAGATTTTGTTTGATGTTTTGGATCGTAGCGCGAGACAGTTGGATGGCAGTAACAATGCCTTGTAAGTCACCAGAAATTAGAGTGATATCGCTAGCTGCGATCGCGACATCTGTTCCTGTGCCAATTGCCATGCCTACGTCAGCTTGAGCAAGTGCAGGTGCATCATTGATTCCATCCCCCACCATTGCGACAATTTTTCCCTCTGCCTGAAGATTTTCGATTTGAGCGACTTTTTGATCGGGACGAACTTCTGCAATAACTCGTTTGATGCCGACTTCCTGCGCTATGACTTCCGCCGTGCGACGGTTATCACCTGTTAGCATTACCACTTCTAATCCCATCTTTTGTAAAGTGCGAATTGCGACAACAGAAGATGGTTTCACGGCATCGGCAATGCCCATAATTCCTTCTACTTTGCCATTTATGGCAATCCAGATAACC
The Oscillatoria nigro-viridis PCC 7112 genome window above contains:
- a CDS encoding cupredoxin domain-containing protein, whose translation is MSGKTTIIGTIASLGVVLGMLSGEGIAQNTHETHPSQTQQKSQFHRIEQPLSNKILVTLAGIGLISLELWWFLLSKPKSQKAVTASGGIQEVTVTVDGGYEPSRIVVQAGQPVRLNFHRQDPSSCLEQVLIPDFHIAADLPLNQVTSVEFTPKKAGSYVFSCGMNMFRGEIIAAEDQQLESTGFEEPQTLTESQFNSSMSTHQPETKIDAEAMQINPTVDQGIQKVTIMVNKGYTPNHLVVKAGKPVQLNFLRETSSGCLAKVLIPDFGIATDLSLNQVTTIEFTPEDIGEHTFSCGMNMFRGTIEVQVANVSDPDEMAAQALNN